Sequence from the Coregonus clupeaformis isolate EN_2021a unplaced genomic scaffold, ASM2061545v1 scaf0315, whole genome shotgun sequence genome:
TGATCATATTGAGATCTGTAAGACAGGGAGACCATTTTGTTTACATAAAGTATATTGGATTCGGTAGGCCTATACATCATTTCAAATTGTAAGATATTCTATCTTTAAAGGGATAATAAATATCATGAAACTGCTGTCAATTTGGTGAAAGACTATGTTTTATCAGTGGGTGAAAAAACAATTTTTCTAAGTGGTCCGTCTGTGAAATCAGGAAATCGTGTAGGAACGCATCATATGGTTCTCCTCACTGCAGATAGGGGAAATACACTATAACATTTTATAACACTTTTAAAACAATTACCTGCACTCCAGATCGCCAAATCAGCCAATAGAAGGTACGGGCATACTTGTCTAAACACACCCATCCATTTATATCATCAAGACAAAGTATATATTTCGCTTAGATGTGCTCAATCTAAACAGTGTACCAAATTATTCAACTCAGTTTTTTCGAGTACCATCTCGCAATGTCCTTGGGAAACGTGGGAAAGGGCAGTTGTTGCCATAACAACGTACTCCGCACTGCTCTGGGCAGAGATGAACTGCAAGTTGAAATGGGTGAGATatactcctaaattgatagtgcagtttgtttaggcgattttacagctagctacCTACATTACACGCTGACATTGACTGTGGTATGATCACAGAAAGAataatgagccagatatttcaccggatgtataaatgtgaagcattcggttggtttccactcactaccaaatatggtgatgagaggaagcccagtcgccggcagtgggagaagatggagcgagatggaatTTTGGACGACATTCTAcacattttctcatcgatgaaacattttaACTCATTACAGTTTTCTGTTTTCAAAACTACACTCTGTAACAAACAGTAGTAGACTAGCTTTTGCCGAAGTTTCGAAAAATGTtgaggagtgcaagggcgaatttagTTATTGTACACGCGCACTTCAGCGTGGGCGTTCCCTAATGGGAATATGCAAAtaatgctagaacgcgccaatcaTAGGAATTCATGGTTTggggtggattatccctttaGGTTTCTTGAAAAGAGTGCAGTCTTTTTCATACTTACAAGTTATCTTCAGTAACCTTCATGACCTCGATTACTTTGATTCTCTTTGGGTCGTAGACACAGTCCTCCTCCAGGTTACACAGTACAATGCCaacattaggaggaacccaggcaGTGTCAAAGCCATGCACAGTGTGCCATGTCTTCTGCATGGGGTGACCCTGCTTGTCTATGATCTTAACCTTCCCTACATCCACTCTGACTTTTAGTACTCTTTTCTCAGAGTCGGGAACACCAAGAGGGTATTTACTGGCTTTTCGGATGTCCCGAGAAACATAAACACCAGCTCCAAGCATTCTATCTGCACTTGATGGTTTGAAGCCATCCCTCTTAATTAACTCTGCGCCCTCTTTTGAGCAGCCATGAAACATCACATATTCTCTGTGATCTTCAGGATGAGTCTTGCTGTCAAGCAAGTTGATGTAGTATGGGGAGTCAGGGTTAACATCCATAGTAACCAAACTGTAGTTGAATACGCTTCTGCTGAAATTAGCTGTAATAGAAGCCCATACAATGCACAATTAAGCTACATATTAATTGAAGAGTTAATATGTACcaaatagtaatagtaatgttTGAATAATAATTCAGAATATGCTGAATTACTATAGTATTTACAACATTATAACAGTATCATGTATCTCAGTTAATTGTCTATTAATGTGTCTAGAAAAACAGATGAGACCGTTCTTACCTGCTGCTGCCAGATAAATGCAGGAATACCCCATATGCTTAGGAAACCTGGCGCTTAGGTTTCAATTCCTGACTTCAGGTCAATCATGCCTATTTAGGTTTCATTTCCTGGTCTCTAGTCTTGTCCCTACAGTTTAGCAGCATCCTATCAAATATCTAGTGAAAAGCAACCACGCCCACTCAGATAAGAAGCCTAATCTAATGGGGACATAAACACATGATACGTCTTACTTTCAATAGTTTTGTTATTGCACCATTGGCAAGTTGATGTTCTTAGGGTCTTCATTTATCACTCAATAATCAGCATGAGTAATGTGTTAGCATCTTAATCAGTAGTAGCATCTGTAAGGATCTATAACTCTCACGTCAGCCAGTGGGGTAAAGTACTtaataaaaatacttgaaagtactacttaagtagttttttgggggatctgtacttcactttactatttatatttttgattacttttacttcactacattcctaaagaaaatattgtcaTTTTTCCTCCATAAATGTTCCCTGACAAcccaaagtactcgttacattttgaaaaATGTGAAATGCACACacttatttacattacattttaacaagagaaaatggtgccgtctgctttgcttaatataaggaatttgaaatgatttataattttacttttgatactgaagtatatttaaaaccaaatactttgacttttactcaagtagtattttattgggtgactttcacttttacttgagtcattttctattaaggtatctatacttttactcaagtatgacaattgggtactttttccaccactgacgcCAGCCACATTAAAGGATGCACACTCAGGCAAATATTCACTGAAATGACAGACAGAAACCATGACATATGTGGCCTCCAAAAGCCACTGGCCAATGCGTCATATCAGCTGTTGATTTCAGTTTAGAAACGTTTATTACTATTTACAACTCCACAGTTCCAACAACAGTCTTTCACATTCCCACTCCCATATTGATTTATTGGCTAGTATTAAGAGCAGTTATCCATCAGGCTACATGATAAGCAGGTAGAAAAAGTGTTTGGTTTCAAGACGACGGTACAAGCTGTCAGCTTTTTAGCCCATGTTATCCCTGAGATTGATGCATAGAAATGAATGACTGATAAGAAATGAGTTGAAGTATTTTATACAAATACCTTTGTAGGCCTTATGGACAGGAGCCTCTCACTGTAAATAAGACATCAAAACCaatattttaccccctttttgttttctcatacaCCAAAGTGGCACATCCCAAATGAAAGCGCACCTTTTGGCAGAACAGTACATCAACTTTTTAATCAAATGTCCTACATAGTGAAGTGTAAAACTCACTTTTAAAAGGTAAATAAAATGTCTTCCTACCCACCGGGGCCAGCATTATGATTCTTCCAAAGAATGACTTGTGTTGTCATTTGAAGGGCTATGAGAGTCCACCTCATCCGCAGAGGCAGATTGGGACAGAACCTCCTCCCTATGTGTGGGTGTGTCAGTGTCAGCAGCAGCAGCTAAAGCAGGCGTGGTCTCCACCACTCCATTGTCCAGACCCACAGGTGGAATCTGCTGTTCCCAGTCTTGTAACATGGACTCCAGCAGGCCAGAGTCTGCAGGGTTGCCTGTAGTGGTGGTTGTGCTAGGCACTAGCACGTCGTTGCTAGTGCTGCTGCTTACCGGGCAGGTGTGGTTAGCATCGTTAGCGCCTGCGGGAGTATGTTGGTCACTGTCGCTGTCTATGGTGATGACGGTGGGCGAGTGTTTCCCCGACCCTGTGCGCTCCTTGCTCCTGTGCCTCTTGTTCTTCTTCttgtgcttcttcttcttcttgtggtGCTTCCTGGTTTGCTCCGAGGAGCTGCCCTCATAGATGATCTCCACGCTGAGGCTCCTGCTCCTCTTCCCTCCCGACTTCTCCTTGGACTTCCTGTGACGCTTCTCTTTGCTCTTCTTCTTGTCTTTCACGCAGGACGAGGCGTTGGAGGAGGGAGGCTCGTCGAGGGCTTTGGAGGACTGGTCTTTAGGGGCAGGTTCCTCCAGGTGTCTCGTTTTGTACTTTCTCTTCCCGCTGGGCTTCTCGTGACGAGACTTCCTGTGAGCGCCGGAAGGCGAACAGGTGCTGGAATGACTTCTGGAGCGCCTCTTATCCCGCCGGTGGGAATCACGACTCTGGCTCCGGGATCGGGACCTGCAATCGGGGTTCCTGTGTGAGCTGGAGTAGTAGGACCTCCTCTCCGTGTAGAGTGTTGCGCTGctgtccctctcactctcccgGCTGTAGTAGTGCCAGTGATAGGAGTGCGACGATGAGTCGCGGCTGCGGCCTGATCGGCTGCCATCTTTATTGTCCTTCTTCTTTTCCCCTTTAGTGTGGGAGCAGTCGCGGCTTTGGGAccgcgactgcctcctgcctctGGACACAGTGCTGTCGCTGTTGATGGAGATGGCTGGGCTCTTGGTCGAGCGGCTGCGGTCGGCACTCCTGGACCTCCTCCTCCGGTCTCTGCTTCTCAACTGTGGCCTCTCTCTAGATCTATCGCGACTGTGACATCTCCTGCCATCTTTCTCAGTCAGTCCCCTGTTTTTGCTGGATGATGACTCAGGTCTAATTGAGGGTGAGGTGTTACGTCTCTCCTTGGAGCACCATCCATCTTGCTCCTTTTCCGCCCCCTCTGCCCTCCCAGGACATTGGCCCTGAGAGGAGGTGGGGCTAAGGCTGGTGAAGCGGATGTGTTGCGGCAGCCTGGGCACTTCGTCTTTGCTCTCCTCCAGAACAGACTCCTCTGAGTCAGAGGACAGCTTGACCAGCTCTGGAGTCCTATCAGCCAGGGGTTTTACAAAGCCAACGATGACGCAATCCTCATCGCCAGAAGTACAAGCCGGTCTGTCCTTGTCGGTTTTCACCAGAGCAGAGTCCGCAGTCAGGCGAGGGGCCTTTGGCTGTGACACTGCTCCACACTCCTCCCCCGCACTGCTCTCTGAGTCTGAGTCTCTGATTGATAGCAGCAGGCCCCTGGTGGGTTCTGTAGTGGAGTACGAAGGTCCGGGTGTCTCGTCATCCCATGTTGTCTGGCTCAGGGCGCCCCCGGACATGGGGTCTCCCGGGGGGTCCAGCTCCACAGAATcgccctcctcctcatcctctgagATGGCGATCACAGAGGAGTTGGAGCTGCTGCCCTCGTCCGAGGACGGAGCAGGGCAGTCGTAGACGGCATGCTGGTCGTAGGCCTCCATGTTGAAGGGTGCTCGGGCAAAGTTGACAAACTCGTGCAGGAAGTGCTCGGTGCGGGCCTGGAGGAAGGGCTGCAGCTCCTCCTGGATGGCCCGGTCCTCCATGTCATAGCGGGTGATACGGGACATGATGATGTGCTGCACGATGTTGACCAGGGACCCGTGAGCCCCGTACAGGACCGCCAGCTCCCTCTTCAGCCAGGGCAACAGGCGGTGCAGGCAGGCCGGGTTCCTCTGGAAGAACTCAGCCGAGATGTCCCGGGAACGGCCGCCGTCCCGCACGCTCCGCACTCGCACCCCTCGCCGGTAGAGCGCCCGTCTGAACTTGATCATCTCCTGCTCGCGGAGGCTGCGCACGCTCCGGCCCTCACTTTCTGCCCGCCTCCTGGCCGCCAGGCGCGCCATCATGTGGCGGAGGCCTCGGTCCTGCCGGGGAGGGGGGGAAGCCCCCGTTAGGGCCTCGAACATGACCCCGTTGTCAGGGGGAGGGGATGTCCTTCTCTGGTTCTGCCGACGCGCCCCCGTCAGCGTGGTGCGGTAGCGGAACCGTTCCCCTGCGAAACTGCCAAAGGAACCGTTCTCCGTGGGTCGCAGGTCATACTTCTTGAAGTCCTTCTCTGATTGTATACTGTGATAAATAGAGTTGAAAGGCTGCTTGCATAGAGGGCACTCAGCTTTGTTCTTGGACCACTCGTGGATGCAGCGGAAGCAGAACTTGTGCAAGCAGAGATCGAGGCAGGCCATGTTGTTGAATCGGTCCAGACAGATGGGGCACTTGGAGTCAGGAGACGCCTCGGCAGACAAAACCTCAGAGGTCTTGTCAGAGGCCTTGTCCGGGGCACTCTTCTTGCGTAGCCGTAAGGTCATCTTTGCTGCTGCCATGGTGATAGTCTTGGGAAGAAAATATAGCCTTGTGTTAAACAGTGTTTTCAATAAAGAAGGGACACAACACAGCACTGACTTTGTTCAAAACTTTATTGATGTTATACTGTCACTAGTTAGGCCCATTGGCAGATGCAGAGACAACTATTTCATCTACACAACATTACACATCATTTCAAAGGTATTAATTCAACCTGCAAACAGGGAAGAATTTTGCAAGATAAGCATCTAAACATGTTGTCATTATCCAATGTGTTACATCATCAGaaaactataataataatataaagatTGTACAGGGGTCACAGCTGACTGTGTCAGAGCCATTCAGCCACATTGACCACAGATGGCAAAATGAGTGTCAATCAATTTCCACAGAATTTTACAATTACCCCACCACAGTTGTGAAATTATAATAAAGCCCAATCATTTCCCATGTATATTACCTGAACTTGTCTTTTACTTGGAAaggttaatgttagctagctcgaTAGCTAACTTTTTTAGCAGCTAGCCGTTCTGACTCATCTAGGGTTGGACAGTGGACACTCATAATGGTTGACTTTGGCCCCAATCTCTGACCGATAATCCTGACAAGTAAAATTATATACTGTTATTCATGACATGTTTGTGAGTCTGAATTGTGATGAATGACATCTTTGGTAAATTAGCAAACTAGCTTTTAGCTAGCCATCTTTCGGCCCTTTGCTTACCAGAAAAAAAAGCAGGGGATCCGAGGCAAATGTCTAGGAATCCTTCTGTCGGCGACAACACTCAAGACCTCTCATAATCTTTTCATATTTTATTATTTCCATATGTACTAAACAGAAGTAAATTAATTTGTTTGTTACCACACTCTTTGGCCTCCTGTTTCATACCGTGACGTAACGCAAAAAAAAATATCATACGCAAAGGATTATGGTATACTGGAGGGTGTTTACCTTCCGCTTTGGCAGGAAGTACTTTTATGGTCTCGTGCGCCACCTATTGACAGGAACTTTTAACACAGAGGGTGAATTAGCTTGAAATCAACCTAAACTGGACATAAATTAGACAGTAGTATACTAATAAACCATAGCCATCCATAATATACAAACCTCAACTATGATTGTGAGTTTGGTTACACTATTGGTTAATTGTGTCAAATTGTTTGCAAAGCTCTTGTTTTGGACACCAGATGTGAATTACTCAAATAAATGCAGCACTCTTTTCCCCAATCTTTTGTCCAAATAGACATGTCAGAGATgtatttgtattgtaaatatTATTTAATGACATATACATAAAGTTTTTACAACAGGGTAGGGACAAAAAGACATTGTGTCATTCTTTCAACTGCGTCTTCTTCAGTGGTGACCATGGCTTTCTGGGAGGTCTGGAACAACCTCTCCCGTCTCCAAGATGGTGTCGCCCTGAACACAAGACAGGGATAATGAAAAAGAGTCAGATTCTAGATGTCCTTACTCTTTCATTACAAAGTCTAGGAAAGCTGTCTGGGCATCCAGGGCTtttgtggtcctttgtagctcagttggtagagcgtgactattgaaacgccagggtagtgggttcaattcccaggaCTGCGCATATGCaaaatgcacgcatgactaagtcgcctggataaaagcgtcagctaaatggcatatattattttaTGTTACCGTAGTAGGCCACAATTGCAGTGCAGCTTATTTTATGTAAGCTGCACTGCAATTCAGTTTTCTTTACTGTAGACTGCACCATTGTGGCACATGCATTTGTGTAAATAAATCTATAAGCAATACAGCCCACCCACTGGGCACcgatgtcagttcaacatctagttttgatttacattcgGTTGAGTTGTCagctaacgtgaattcaatgtgaaatcaaccaaaaatgtcaCCCAGTCATTTAGgttaaaaaaatatgaaattcccttacgtcaatgactttttgcaaaaccaatcagttttccatgttgattgaACATCATAACATTtgaatttttgttgttgaaatgacatggaaac
This genomic interval carries:
- the LOC121556749 gene encoding uncharacterized protein LOC121556749 codes for the protein MGYSCIYLAAAANFSRSVFNYSLVTMDVNPDSPYYINLLDSKTHPEDHREYVMFHGCSKEGAELIKRDGFKPSSADRMLGAGVYVSRDIRKASKYPLGVPDSEKRVLKVRVDVGKVKIIDKQGHPMQKTWHTVHGFDTAWVPPNVGIVLCNLEEDCVYDPKRIKVIEVMKVTEDNLSQYDHLQSGVTPEDSHVYVMYHGTSKQIAVEIQRNGFKPSRDGMLGAGVYLSRDIRKVIRYPLNIPDSDRMVLKVKVDVGRVKVINRQRHPMQKTWHTEHGFDTAWVPPGVGMVPSNQEEDCVFDPKRIKVLAMLKVPNLKIVNPWLNNPLQN
- the toporsa gene encoding topoisomerase I binding, arginine/serine-rich a is translated as MAAAKMTLRLRKKSAPDKASDKTSEVLSAEASPDSKCPICLDRFNNMACLDLCLHKFCFRCIHEWSKNKAECPLCKQPFNSIYHSIQSEKDFKKYDLRPTENGSFGSFAGERFRYRTTLTGARRQNQRRTSPPPDNGVMFEALTGASPPPRQDRGLRHMMARLAARRRAESEGRSVRSLREQEMIKFRRALYRRGVRVRSVRDGGRSRDISAEFFQRNPACLHRLLPWLKRELAVLYGAHGSLVNIVQHIIMSRITRYDMEDRAIQEELQPFLQARTEHFLHEFVNFARAPFNMEAYDQHAVYDCPAPSSDEGSSSNSSVIAISEDEEEGDSVELDPPGDPMSGGALSQTTWDDETPGPSYSTTEPTRGLLLSIRDSDSESSAGEECGAVSQPKAPRLTADSALVKTDKDRPACTSGDEDCVIVGFVKPLADRTPELVKLSSDSEESVLEESKDEVPRLPQHIRFTSLSPTSSQGQCPGRAEGAEKEQDGWCSKERRNTSPSIRPESSSSKNRGLTEKDGRRCHSRDRSRERPQLRSRDRRRRSRSADRSRSTKSPAISINSDSTVSRGRRQSRSQSRDCSHTKGEKKKDNKDGSRSGRSRDSSSHSYHWHYYSRESERDSSATLYTERRSYYSSSHRNPDCRSRSRSQSRDSHRRDKRRSRSHSSTCSPSGAHRKSRHEKPSGKRKYKTRHLEEPAPKDQSSKALDEPPSSNASSCVKDKKKSKEKRHRKSKEKSGGKRSRSLSVEIIYEGSSSEQTRKHHKKKKKHKKKNKRHRSKERTGSGKHSPTVITIDSDSDQHTPAGANDANHTCPVSSSTSNDVLVPSTTTTTGNPADSGLLESMLQDWEQQIPPVGLDNGVVETTPALAAAADTDTPTHREEVLSQSASADEVDSHSPSNDNTSHSLEES